The Prochlorococcus marinus CUG1416 genome has a segment encoding these proteins:
- a CDS encoding ATP-binding cassette domain-containing protein yields the protein MFIFAALFEISTIALVFSFIYSLISTPLEATTFVEKLYTFFPQYGSNKIIAITSILFFILISGLVRTFSIYLTQIISANISIRVSNTVYKNSLSNEYISFNSKEDSKIKSIVLTKINQVVSGYFINSLQLISSLILSSILILVLLIETGSLFIYFALIIFVFYILIYFLIKNRIEIYGNKFVNASNKLALILDDTLKLKQEINIYKVQENFIKIFFKNDSEMRLSLAKSQFIATFPRYLIETISLGTIVLLLLLKVTLNEGNNIDEVSGIVAIGIFGLKLIPSIQVVYSSLTLIKTSTPALLELTKQIDFKKSSFKSNYKYRDIPDKEKIHAITIDKLSHKYINSNSYTFKNLSCAFRLGKSTAITGSSGAGKTTLMNIILGHEKFCEGKINIFTKNNKVFNYDPKILLGRISFVPQKPYLLTTSIKENIYFGRKNLINKNSEEKISKWVKELNLFDTFQKLPKGIETIYGKEIASLSGGQIQKIAILRALVSQPEILIFDEPTSAMDIESLNQFSNILKSLSKHFIIITITHSKKLSELHEEIIRLD from the coding sequence ATGTTTATTTTTGCAGCATTATTTGAAATATCAACAATTGCACTAGTTTTTTCATTTATTTATTCGCTAATATCAACACCTCTTGAAGCAACTACTTTCGTCGAAAAGCTTTATACATTTTTTCCTCAATATGGAAGCAATAAAATCATTGCGATAACTTCTATTTTATTTTTTATTTTAATTTCAGGTCTTGTAAGAACTTTTTCTATTTATTTAACACAAATCATATCAGCAAATATCAGTATTAGAGTTAGCAACACTGTATATAAAAACTCATTATCAAATGAGTATATTTCTTTTAACTCAAAAGAAGACTCAAAGATTAAATCAATAGTACTAACCAAAATAAATCAAGTTGTGAGTGGTTACTTTATAAACTCATTACAGCTTATATCTTCATTGATATTATCTAGTATTTTGATTTTGGTACTCTTAATAGAGACTGGTAGTTTATTTATATATTTTGCTTTAATAATTTTTGTTTTTTATATTCTTATTTATTTTTTAATAAAAAATCGAATCGAAATATATGGTAATAAATTCGTTAATGCGAGTAATAAACTAGCACTAATTCTTGATGATACCCTAAAACTTAAGCAGGAAATTAATATTTATAAAGTTCAAGAAAATTTCATAAAGATTTTCTTCAAAAATGACTCAGAGATGAGATTATCATTAGCAAAATCTCAGTTCATTGCGACATTTCCAAGATATCTTATAGAGACAATTTCCTTAGGGACAATTGTTTTATTATTATTACTTAAGGTAACCCTTAATGAAGGGAATAATATTGATGAAGTATCAGGGATAGTTGCTATTGGAATATTTGGCCTGAAACTTATTCCATCAATCCAAGTTGTTTATTCTTCCTTAACTCTTATAAAAACCTCAACACCTGCTTTATTAGAATTAACAAAACAAATAGATTTTAAAAAATCTTCATTTAAAAGTAATTATAAATATCGCGATATTCCAGATAAAGAAAAAATTCATGCAATTACTATTGATAAATTATCTCATAAATATATAAATTCAAATTCCTATACTTTCAAAAATCTTTCTTGTGCATTTAGATTGGGGAAATCTACTGCTATTACAGGCTCAAGTGGTGCCGGGAAAACTACTCTAATGAATATTATTCTTGGGCATGAAAAATTTTGTGAAGGCAAAATAAATATATTTACCAAAAACAACAAAGTTTTTAATTATGATCCCAAAATCCTCTTAGGGAGAATTTCTTTTGTACCCCAAAAACCATACTTATTGACTACTAGTATTAAAGAAAATATTTATTTTGGCAGAAAAAATCTTATTAATAAAAATTCAGAAGAAAAAATTAGTAAATGGGTAAAAGAATTAAACCTATTTGATACTTTCCAAAAATTACCAAAAGGAATTGAAACTATTTATGGAAAAGAAATTGCATCATTAAGCGGAGGTCAAATACAGAAAATTGCCATATTAAGAGCTCTTGTAAGTCAGCCTGAAATTTTAATTTTTGATGAGCCTACTAGTGCAATGGATATAGAATCTTTAAATCAGTTTTCGAATATATTGAAGTCTCTTTCAAAACATTTCATCATTATAACAATTACTCACAGCAAAAAATTAAGTGAATTGCATGAAGAAATTATTAGATTAGATTAA
- a CDS encoding EpsG family protein — MKNIIIKNIKFQNLNFFIFLALNYCAVSILKNFVLQNDWPIYSQFFNSFYELPNLSIINLTNEYLWKAFATVVNILGIEPEFILNLLSFIIYTSFSYYILKALKNIFKLKNNKELYLIYCLSILFNILPQSIVPAFNQVRQGLAIIFLIPVFINNLGFFRSFIVILFASSIHRSSLFFLGPLISFYLSRYALLKNKNVNKFLLIAFPFLVILLINIYNLTIENSSFSLEIYSLYTNRFNFGILLYLFIFLIFCNAYGMFGKYSLISHSLLFCLLSTFFFPFLGRLFATLYIPITYMIFSSKNNDFKLIYLFLIILKSIFEVKFAYLI, encoded by the coding sequence ATGAAAAATATAATTATTAAGAATATAAAGTTTCAAAACTTAAATTTCTTTATTTTCTTAGCATTAAATTATTGTGCCGTTAGCATTCTAAAAAATTTTGTTTTACAAAATGACTGGCCCATTTATTCTCAATTTTTTAATTCTTTTTATGAACTACCAAATTTATCAATAATAAATTTAACAAACGAATATTTATGGAAAGCTTTCGCTACAGTTGTTAATATCCTCGGAATTGAGCCAGAATTTATACTTAATTTATTAAGTTTTATTATCTACACCTCATTTTCATACTATATACTCAAAGCTCTAAAAAATATTTTTAAATTAAAAAATAATAAAGAATTGTACTTGATATATTGTTTAAGTATTCTATTTAATATCCTTCCTCAATCAATTGTTCCAGCCTTTAATCAAGTAAGACAAGGTTTAGCAATTATATTTTTAATACCTGTTTTTATTAATAATTTAGGTTTCTTTAGATCTTTTATTGTTATTTTATTCGCTAGTTCTATTCATAGATCTTCTTTGTTTTTCCTGGGACCTTTAATAAGCTTTTATTTATCAAGGTATGCTCTTTTAAAGAATAAAAATGTAAACAAATTTTTATTAATTGCATTTCCTTTTTTAGTTATTCTCCTTATAAATATATATAATTTAACTATTGAGAATAGTTCATTTAGTTTAGAAATATACTCTTTATATACTAATAGATTTAACTTTGGTATCTTACTATACCTATTCATCTTCCTTATTTTTTGTAATGCATATGGAATGTTTGGAAAATATTCACTAATTAGCCATAGTTTACTTTTTTGCCTTTTAAGTACTTTCTTCTTTCCCTTTTTAGGAAGACTATTCGCAACTCTTTATATACCTATAACTTATATGATTTTTAGTAGTAAGAATAATGATTTTAAGTTGATTTATTTGTTTCTCATAATATTAAAATCAATATTTGAAGTTAAATTTGCATATTTGATTTAA
- the asnB gene encoding asparagine synthase (glutamine-hydrolyzing) — MCGIFGLLNYDNHQNLDFLKSSHDFLSKRGPDEFSFTELHKNLLFGHARLSISGKEFGKQPMKSFCGRYHVVFNGEIYNHEYLKKSLLKKITSQRIMDLSSDTRVFVEFLSLHGIEETIKKHAEGSFVVAIYDYLEKKITIANDNFAEKPLYYSLGNKHFIFCSRLLPISKYLKINPDIESLNSSLLKVRNIFPNTIFNGVKRLGPGQLIEIDSKLSFKTKNYIHNSFNKKENKNNSNSFKSKNRPFKKNLDYFEEIFSETIKEMIPKDQKVSALLSGGIDSSLVSIYLAKNLSCLETFTVSFPDQEYDESIYAREVATHIRSKHNEYKIFPSDLIEIMDNYTDIIDEPFGDSSLVPSTFIFKKIKSKGFKITFSGDGGDELFYGYERYRYLRMSLWMDKFPVFLRKSAAAILEKVISIKYVNLSPNIRYKLKKAIDNGFHLMTSREIYNLLIQQNSNLNIFSNRLDNSKNINSIFSSLHQSEMHFFRTSDIANYMYEDTLVKTDSASMASSIESRLPFLHPKIASFALGLDYKVHMHNFKTKSILKYLLQSHLGKEFITRPKKGFSLPLDKWLRESLNSWMKDNIDAAKSIIQSEEMITYLDELIISLESGDRVSDALWPFISLGCWYKCIKK; from the coding sequence ATGTGTGGAATATTTGGTTTACTAAATTATGACAATCATCAAAATTTAGATTTTTTAAAATCCTCACATGACTTTTTATCTAAAAGGGGACCTGATGAATTTAGTTTTACAGAGCTACATAAAAATTTATTATTTGGACATGCTCGATTATCTATAAGCGGCAAGGAATTTGGTAAACAACCAATGAAGTCATTTTGTGGCAGATATCATGTAGTTTTCAACGGAGAAATTTATAATCACGAATATTTAAAAAAAAGCCTATTAAAAAAAATTACTTCACAAAGAATCATGGACCTTTCTTCTGATACAAGAGTATTTGTTGAATTTCTTTCTTTACATGGGATTGAAGAAACTATAAAGAAACATGCTGAGGGTTCATTTGTAGTTGCTATATATGACTATTTAGAGAAAAAAATAACAATTGCGAATGATAATTTCGCAGAAAAACCCCTATATTATTCTCTTGGAAATAAACATTTTATTTTTTGTTCTCGTTTACTGCCAATATCCAAATATCTAAAAATAAACCCTGATATAGAGTCTTTAAACTCAAGTCTTTTGAAAGTAAGAAATATCTTCCCAAATACTATTTTTAATGGCGTAAAAAGATTAGGCCCTGGCCAATTAATAGAAATTGATTCCAAACTTAGTTTTAAAACCAAAAATTATATTCATAACTCTTTTAATAAAAAAGAAAATAAAAATAATTCAAATAGTTTTAAATCTAAAAATAGGCCTTTCAAAAAAAATCTAGATTATTTTGAAGAAATTTTTTCTGAAACAATTAAAGAGATGATCCCAAAAGATCAAAAGGTTTCCGCTCTTCTTTCTGGAGGGATAGACTCCTCTTTAGTAAGTATTTATTTAGCAAAGAACCTATCTTGTCTAGAAACTTTTACAGTTTCATTCCCTGATCAAGAGTATGATGAATCAATATATGCAAGAGAAGTTGCAACGCACATAAGATCTAAACATAATGAATATAAAATTTTTCCTTCAGATCTCATAGAAATAATGGATAATTATACCGATATTATAGATGAACCTTTTGGAGATTCCAGTTTGGTTCCAAGTACCTTTATTTTTAAAAAAATCAAATCAAAGGGATTTAAAATTACATTTTCAGGCGACGGAGGTGATGAATTGTTTTATGGATATGAAAGATATAGATATTTACGAATGTCTTTATGGATGGATAAATTTCCAGTTTTTCTTCGTAAATCAGCAGCAGCAATATTAGAAAAAGTCATTTCAATAAAATATGTAAATTTATCCCCAAATATTAGATATAAATTAAAAAAAGCTATTGATAATGGATTCCATTTAATGACATCAAGAGAAATATACAACCTTTTAATTCAACAAAACTCTAATCTGAATATTTTTTCCAATAGATTGGATAATTCCAAAAATATTAATTCAATTTTTTCAAGTTTACATCAATCTGAAATGCATTTTTTTAGGACATCAGATATAGCCAACTATATGTATGAGGATACACTTGTAAAAACTGATTCGGCAAGTATGGCTTCTTCCATAGAATCAAGGCTGCCATTTTTACATCCCAAAATTGCGTCTTTTGCTCTTGGTTTAGACTATAAGGTTCATATGCATAATTTCAAAACAAAAAGTATTTTAAAGTATCTTTTACAAAGCCATCTAGGTAAAGAATTCATTACTCGTCCAAAAAAAGGATTCTCACTTCCTTTGGATAAATGGTTAAGAGAAAGTTTAAATTCTTGGATGAAAGATAATATAGACGCTGCAAAATCAATTATTCAATCTGAAGAGATGATTACTTACTTAGATGAATTAATTATTTCCTTAGAATCCGGAGATAGAGTTTCAGATGCACTATGGCCTTTTATCTCTTTAGGATGCTGGTATAAATGCATAAAAAAATAA
- a CDS encoding glycosyltransferase, with product MHKKIIILHILPRLYGGGAEKIHNLLYQKLSKDFVQLRLVIFDKNSYIDLLKFVLYRHKNHKKILFGWMYYGGLLAFIISYLTPISGQIISLHSLLDKRLEGLPVKISRKLIKIFLPFKKVVFTYPNKISMSQHLLDGFPKNKSIVVKNGIFLEEDLEIKSTKSNYEKVFKIGVLGRNNRYKNLELAINAFLAFHYSTKSTAKIYLKGDKVDLLSKYISKDQENLIFLDSNTNNVDVFFKEINLLIVPSICECSPLVIPEAIFSGTRVISTPTADAYRLIGNFGTITDDFEISSMVSAIKKEYNLFSRNKKIHKKNYFISMKTHSYKVSNLNKMSSEFKKIILKLTR from the coding sequence ATGCATAAAAAAATAATTATCCTTCACATTTTACCTCGATTGTATGGAGGTGGAGCCGAAAAGATTCATAATCTCCTTTATCAAAAACTATCTAAAGATTTCGTTCAATTAAGATTAGTAATTTTTGATAAAAATTCTTATATTGATCTTTTGAAGTTTGTTTTATATAGGCATAAAAATCATAAAAAAATCTTATTTGGATGGATGTATTATGGAGGATTATTAGCATTTATTATTTCTTATTTAACGCCTATTTCTGGTCAAATAATTTCTTTGCATTCATTACTTGATAAAAGATTGGAAGGTTTACCAGTAAAAATATCTAGAAAACTGATAAAAATATTTCTTCCTTTTAAAAAAGTAGTTTTTACTTACCCAAATAAAATAAGTATGAGTCAACATTTATTAGATGGGTTTCCTAAAAACAAATCTATTGTTGTAAAAAATGGTATTTTTTTAGAAGAAGACTTAGAGATAAAAAGCACTAAATCAAATTATGAAAAGGTTTTTAAAATTGGAGTTCTTGGAAGAAATAATAGATACAAAAATTTAGAACTTGCAATTAATGCATTTTTAGCATTTCATTATTCGACTAAATCAACTGCAAAAATATATTTGAAAGGAGATAAGGTAGATTTACTTTCAAAATATATTTCTAAAGATCAAGAAAATTTAATTTTCTTAGATTCAAATACTAATAATGTAGATGTTTTTTTTAAGGAAATAAACCTCTTAATTGTACCTAGTATTTGCGAATGTTCTCCCCTAGTTATTCCTGAAGCAATATTCTCTGGAACCAGAGTTATATCAACACCAACTGCAGATGCATATCGATTAATTGGAAATTTCGGAACTATTACAGATGATTTTGAAATAAGTAGTATGGTTAGCGCAATAAAAAAAGAATATAATTTATTTAGTAGAAATAAAAAAATTCATAAAAAAAATTATTTTATAAGTATGAAGACTCATTCTTATAAGGTTTCCAATTTAAACAAAATGTCTAGTGAATTTAAAAAAATTATTTTAAAATTAACAAGATGA
- a CDS encoding glycosyltransferase family 2 protein: MEPFFSIIIPTFNSKYTINETLICLSKQTFKDFEIIIGDDGSKDGTIEVIKNNFISDNKINTKNNLRDKIKIYKFSHSGLTKTLNKCLKKSKAKYAVRLDSDDLFSPNYLNTASKLINHELSLQNKYFLIVSNYKTFSNISKPKKRNRLMYFLASSKFGIFLPISWFNHSGSIFPIKANKEKIFYDENFKFSQDRDLWLRLLRRNFKIIFLKKENVFIRQSSQQIGQKNTESQRCYRNLAIALHFHYEKNNSKLNQISFDKIYKISLKIDRDIRKFFTSRFCIDVKMSLIISPILIFLYLKKNNVVDSSITNKY, encoded by the coding sequence ATGGAACCTTTTTTTTCTATAATAATTCCAACTTTTAATTCAAAATATACTATAAATGAAACATTGATATGTTTATCAAAACAAACTTTTAAAGATTTTGAAATTATAATAGGAGATGACGGAAGTAAAGATGGAACTATCGAGGTAATTAAAAATAATTTTATTTCAGATAACAAAATAAATACAAAAAATAATTTAAGAGATAAAATTAAAATTTATAAATTTAGTCATAGTGGATTAACAAAAACACTTAATAAATGCCTAAAAAAATCAAAAGCTAAATATGCTGTAAGACTAGACTCAGATGATTTATTTTCACCTAACTATTTAAACACAGCTTCAAAATTAATAAATCATGAATTGTCTTTGCAAAATAAATATTTTTTAATCGTTTCTAATTACAAAACATTCAGTAACATATCAAAGCCTAAGAAAAGAAACCGACTTATGTATTTTCTTGCATCTTCAAAATTTGGGATATTTCTTCCTATTTCATGGTTTAATCATTCAGGTTCTATATTTCCAATAAAAGCAAATAAGGAGAAAATATTTTATGATGAGAATTTTAAGTTTTCACAAGATAGAGATTTATGGTTAAGACTTTTGAGAAGAAATTTTAAGATTATATTCCTTAAAAAAGAAAATGTATTTATTAGACAGTCATCGCAACAGATTGGACAAAAGAATACAGAATCACAAAGATGCTATAGAAATTTAGCAATCGCTCTTCACTTTCATTATGAAAAGAACAACTCAAAATTAAATCAAATATCATTTGATAAAATTTATAAAATTAGTTTGAAAATAGATAGAGATATAAGAAAGTTTTTTACTTCTAGATTTTGTATCGATGTAAAAATGTCACTTATTATTTCACCTATATTAATATTTTTATATCTTAAAAAAAACAATGTAGTAGATTCATCTATAACTAATAAATATTAA
- a CDS encoding DegT/DnrJ/EryC1/StrS family aminotransferase — MLLQFLNGLINKLNFTSKKSIRLFKPSLGKRELKEVRKSFKDSWIGLGPKVKIFENMWSDYLGCKSAYALNSATAALHLSLSVFKFKPGKKVLVPSLTFSSTASAVLYNNLIPVFVDCDINTLSMDIDDLDRKFDEDCVAIIPVHYSGHPCKMESIVPWARSRKLKIIEDCAHTAGSIYKGKRLGLWGDIGCFSFEEKKLLTTGDGGMICSNDKDLLKNLPSMRWVGIDKDTWKSAKSYVDNVNTSMHWYYEINQLGYKYNMNDLSASLGIIQLERLNYFLKKRSQIIKRYLNKLKNCPHLIPLVPYEPDIYSYQIFGIRTKYRDELIKYLKKNRVATGCHYSPLHLQPLFKQYKSSCPNLESQADLLLTLPFHVDLSFRDIDFISKKIYKFLSTI, encoded by the coding sequence ATGCTCCTACAATTTTTAAATGGTCTTATTAATAAACTGAATTTCACAAGTAAAAAGTCAATAAGACTTTTTAAGCCCTCATTAGGGAAAAGAGAACTTAAAGAAGTTAGAAAATCATTCAAAGATTCATGGATTGGTCTTGGACCAAAAGTTAAAATATTCGAAAACATGTGGTCTGATTACTTAGGGTGTAAATCAGCATATGCTTTAAATTCAGCAACTGCAGCTTTACACCTTTCATTATCAGTTTTTAAATTTAAGCCAGGCAAAAAGGTTCTTGTTCCATCCTTAACCTTTTCTTCAACAGCATCTGCCGTTCTTTACAACAATTTAATTCCAGTTTTTGTTGATTGTGACATAAATACTCTATCAATGGATATAGATGACTTGGATAGAAAGTTTGATGAAGATTGTGTCGCAATAATTCCAGTGCACTATAGTGGGCATCCTTGCAAAATGGAGTCAATAGTTCCTTGGGCCAGATCAAGGAAATTAAAAATAATTGAAGACTGTGCTCATACAGCAGGTTCTATATATAAAGGAAAAAGACTAGGTCTGTGGGGCGATATAGGATGCTTTTCATTTGAGGAAAAGAAACTATTGACTACTGGTGATGGCGGAATGATTTGTTCAAATGATAAGGATCTTCTTAAAAATTTACCTTCAATGCGATGGGTAGGAATAGATAAAGATACGTGGAAATCTGCGAAATCATACGTTGATAATGTGAATACCTCAATGCATTGGTACTATGAAATTAATCAATTAGGATACAAATATAATATGAATGATTTATCAGCATCTTTAGGAATAATACAATTAGAAAGATTAAATTACTTTCTAAAAAAAAGGAGTCAAATAATAAAAAGATATTTAAATAAATTAAAAAATTGCCCTCATTTAATTCCTTTAGTTCCATATGAGCCAGATATTTATTCATATCAAATATTTGGAATTAGGACAAAATATAGAGATGAATTAATAAAATATTTAAAAAAAAATAGAGTCGCTACAGGATGTCACTATTCACCCCTCCATCTACAACCTTTATTCAAACAATATAAATCTTCTTGTCCAAACCTTGAATCACAAGCAGATTTATTACTGACTTTACCCTTTCATGTTGATTTATCTTTTAGAGATATTGATTTCATAAGTAAGAAAATCTACAAATTCTTATCAACAATATGA
- a CDS encoding DUF268 domain-containing protein → MSIIKSNSTEFNIKKFGILYPIFSENTESSGVAKGHYYHQDLYFANLIYRDKPRIHFDVGSRIDGFISHLLSFEQKLLIGDIRKSEIDNSLVKNIYFDLSKPLKRKKLTTYTSISCLHAIEHVGLGRYGDQLDPLGHLKALKNLSLILKKEGILYLSHPTSKESEIYFNAHRVISLKDISYIFSYVGLKPINFAYVDNSGLFHAPISPDKIDYLNNFGLNYGCALWCLKKI, encoded by the coding sequence TTGAGTATTATTAAAAGTAATTCCACTGAATTTAATATCAAAAAATTTGGTATCTTATACCCTATATTTAGTGAAAATACAGAATCTTCTGGAGTAGCAAAAGGGCATTACTATCACCAAGATCTTTATTTTGCAAACTTAATTTATAGAGATAAACCTAGAATTCACTTTGATGTTGGGAGCCGAATAGATGGTTTTATTTCTCATCTATTATCTTTTGAACAGAAGCTTTTAATTGGAGACATAAGAAAATCTGAAATTGACAATTCTTTAGTTAAAAATATATATTTTGATCTTTCAAAACCATTAAAACGTAAAAAATTAACAACATATACTTCGATCAGTTGTCTTCATGCAATTGAACATGTTGGACTTGGCAGATATGGGGATCAATTAGATCCATTAGGTCATCTTAAAGCTTTAAAAAACTTATCCTTAATATTAAAAAAAGAGGGTATCCTTTATTTATCCCATCCTACTTCAAAGGAATCAGAAATATACTTTAATGCACATAGAGTAATTTCTTTAAAAGATATCTCTTATATTTTTTCATATGTTGGCTTAAAACCAATAAATTTTGCATATGTTGATAATTCAGGTTTATTCCATGCTCCCATATCACCAGACAAAATTGATTATTTAAATAACTTTGGTTTAAATTATGGATGTGCGTTATGGTGTTTAAAGAAAATTTAG
- the rfbF gene encoding glucose-1-phosphate cytidylyltransferase, whose product MKAVILAGGLGTRISEETHIKPKPMIEIGGMPIIWHIMKFLSSYEINEFIICLGYKGYVIKEYFSNYSLHSSDVTIDLKHGSTEVHAHRYEPWRISLIDTGLGTQTGGRLKRLKQYLEMEDDFLFTYGDGLADININLLKKTHIENKTLATVTAVAPPGRYGAIKYKNNKVTGFAEKPAGDGGRINGGFFILKPEVIDLIENDSTPWESEPLEKLIDLNQLGLYNHNGFWHPLDTLRDKRYLEGLWQKNQAPWKLWK is encoded by the coding sequence ATGAAAGCAGTTATTTTAGCAGGTGGATTAGGTACTCGTATTTCTGAAGAGACTCATATAAAACCTAAGCCTATGATTGAGATTGGAGGCATGCCTATCATATGGCATATAATGAAATTTTTATCTAGTTATGAAATTAACGAATTTATAATTTGTCTTGGATATAAAGGTTATGTAATTAAAGAATATTTTTCTAATTATTCACTTCATTCATCAGATGTAACTATTGATCTTAAACATGGCTCAACTGAAGTTCATGCTCATAGGTATGAGCCTTGGAGGATATCTTTAATTGATACTGGATTGGGAACGCAAACAGGAGGTCGGTTAAAAAGATTAAAGCAATATTTAGAAATGGAAGATGATTTTTTATTTACTTATGGAGATGGTCTTGCTGATATAAATATAAATTTATTAAAAAAGACTCATATTGAAAACAAAACTCTCGCCACTGTTACCGCTGTTGCACCTCCTGGAAGATATGGAGCTATCAAGTATAAAAACAATAAAGTTACAGGATTCGCAGAAAAACCAGCAGGTGATGGAGGAAGGATAAATGGAGGTTTTTTTATTTTAAAACCAGAAGTAATAGATTTAATCGAAAATGATTCCACACCTTGGGAGTCAGAACCCTTAGAGAAATTAATTGATTTGAATCAGCTTGGTTTATATAACCATAATGGCTTTTGGCACCCTCTGGATACTTTAAGAGATAAAAGATATTTAGAAGGATTATGGCAAAAAAACCAAGCCCCTTGGAAGTTATGGAAATGA
- a CDS encoding glycosyltransferase, translating to MQNLIIIDNSRFISLKIRIDLFKRLSKDYKVKLYYLREDSKIKENIYISDNFSTQRLGLITFIKLITQIYRTDKILTFTIRPLIIGFLLKHICPRLSLYPTITGTGPLIDSNNWIYKCLRFFYPIILSSAQHIFFHNRDDANYLTKKNKKQNFTITGGSGIEISQKKSTKINYKIPENIPKIACFSRLIIDKGILHYLKATEIIFKEYPFMKDNIYLAGIKYKGNFKNNTLNDSDLQKWEKAGGIYIGQPSNVKAFYSSIDIICLPSFREGLSNVLLEAGNADCLLMSTNVPGCIDIIENDCGIVFEPRSTESLYKALKKVIFLPINEQIKFKNNLFEKNIKKFSKQRVIQDYLNIIN from the coding sequence ATGCAAAATCTAATAATAATTGACAATTCTAGATTTATAAGTTTAAAAATCAGAATAGATCTTTTTAAAAGGCTTAGCAAAGATTACAAAGTAAAACTTTATTACCTTAGAGAAGATAGCAAAATCAAGGAAAATATATACATCTCTGATAATTTTTCAACTCAAAGATTAGGCTTAATTACTTTTATAAAGTTAATAACTCAAATTTACAGAACTGACAAAATATTGACTTTCACCATAAGACCATTAATCATTGGCTTTTTATTAAAACATATATGTCCTCGCTTAAGCTTATATCCAACAATAACTGGAACAGGACCTTTAATTGATTCAAATAATTGGATCTATAAATGCTTGAGATTTTTCTATCCAATTATCTTATCTAGTGCACAACATATTTTCTTTCATAATAGAGATGATGCAAATTATCTAACAAAAAAAAATAAAAAACAGAACTTCACAATAACAGGAGGTTCAGGTATAGAAATTTCACAAAAAAAATCAACAAAAATTAATTACAAAATCCCAGAAAATATACCTAAAATCGCATGTTTTTCACGATTAATCATTGATAAAGGCATCCTTCATTATCTTAAAGCTACTGAAATTATTTTTAAAGAGTATCCTTTTATGAAAGATAATATATATCTTGCAGGAATTAAATATAAAGGGAATTTCAAAAATAATACACTAAATGATTCTGATTTACAAAAATGGGAAAAAGCAGGAGGTATTTATATTGGTCAACCATCGAATGTAAAAGCCTTTTATTCATCTATTGACATAATTTGCTTACCAAGTTTTAGAGAAGGACTATCTAATGTATTATTGGAAGCAGGCAATGCAGACTGCTTATTAATGAGTACTAATGTCCCAGGTTGTATAGATATAATTGAAAATGATTGTGGTATAGTTTTTGAACCTAGATCAACTGAATCTTTATATAAAGCATTAAAAAAAGTTATATTTTTACCTATTAATGAACAAATTAAATTTAAAAATAATTTATTTGAGAAAAATATTAAAAAATTTTCAAAACAAAGAGTTATTCAAGATTATTTAAATATTATAAATTAA